The following are from one region of the Endozoicomonas sp. 4G genome:
- a CDS encoding YbaB/EbfC family nucleoid-associated protein, whose product MFKGGMGNLMKQAQKMQEDMQRIQEELANAEVTGESGAGLVKVVMTGRHDVKDVQIDPSLMEEDKEMLEDLLAAAVNDAVRKVEENSKDKMGGLTSGMGLPPGFKMPF is encoded by the coding sequence ATGTTTAAGGGCGGTATGGGAAACCTGATGAAGCAGGCCCAGAAAATGCAGGAAGACATGCAGCGCATCCAGGAAGAGCTGGCAAACGCTGAGGTCACCGGTGAATCTGGTGCAGGTCTGGTGAAAGTGGTTATGACCGGTCGTCATGATGTCAAGGATGTGCAAATCGATCCTAGCCTGATGGAAGAAGACAAGGAAATGCTGGAAGACCTGTTGGCTGCAGCTGTCAATGATGCCGTGCGTAAAGTGGAAGAAAACAGCAAAGATAAAATGGGTGGCCTGACCTCGGGTATGGGTCTGCCTCCCGGCTTCAAGATGCCTTTTTAA